Genomic DNA from Pelosinus sp. UFO1:
CAAGGTCTCTTCAGATGTAGCTACAGAGCAGGAATATCTTCTATGGACATTAATTTGTAATTACCATTGAAATACAAAAACTCCTGCAAAGCTGCTCTTTGCAGGAGTTTTTCGTTATAACAGGATATTAGGGATTAAAGCGATAGCCCGTTCCCCAGAGTGTTTCAATAAATTCTGGGTTGGATGGGTCTTTCTCAATTTTCTTGCGGATTTTTTGAATATGAACAGCAACAGTTGCGTTATCGCCATAACACTCATCGCCCCATATTGTATCAAAAATATGTGCTTTGCTAAAAACGATATTCGGATTGGTAGCCAAGAATAATAACAGTTCATATTCCTTGGTTGTCAGTTGAATTGGCATGCCATTCACCGCAACTTTATGGGAAGCGATGTTGATTTCCAACCCCTTATGTTGAATCATTTCAGAAGGAGTATGGCCTTTTAGACGTTGATAGCGTTTCATATGAGATTTAATTCTAGCAATTAGCTCTGCGGGGCTAAAGGGTTTTGTTAAATAGTCATCTGCTCCAAAGTCGAGTCCTCTAATTTTATCAATGTCGTCATTGCGAGCTGAGACGACAATAATAGGAATCTCTAGTTTTTTTCGAATCTCTCTTATAATTTCAAATCCATCTTTTTGGGGCAGCATCAAATCAACGACAATAACATCATACATACCCGTCATTGCCTTTTTCAAACCTAATACTCCATCTTGGGCAATCTCAGCTTTATAGCCATTAAATTGAAGATAGTCCCGTTCCAGCTCAGCAATGTCCATGTCGTCTTCAATAATTAATACACGTTTCATGTTGTACTCTCATCCCTATACTCTTGTAGAATTGGAAGCTTTATCGTAAAACAAGTGCCTTCTTTTTCTTTACTCGAAACAGTAATTTCCCCACAGTGAGCCTCGATAAGTTCCCGCGCGATTGCTAGACCAAGTCCAGTACACATATATTCTTTCTTGCGTTCTATATCAATACGATAAAAACGTTCAAAAATATATGGCAACTTATCTTCAGCAATTCCATATCCATTGTCTTCAATAGCAAGACAAATATAATCTTTTTGTAGATACATCCTAATTCTGATGGATAAATCATTTTCCGGCCCATGCTGGACAGCATTACTAATAATATTGTTGAAAGCCTGGTGAAATCTTTTGCCATCAAGGTTTACGCGATATTCTTGTTTTAGATCTGAGATATATTGGAATTGGATATTTTTTTCTTCCAAGTCAAATTTGTATTCTTCCATAAAATCATCCATAAAAGCACCGATATCTATACTTTCA
This window encodes:
- a CDS encoding response regulator transcription factor; this translates as MKRVLIIEDDMDIAELERDYLQFNGYKAEIAQDGVLGLKKAMTGMYDVIVVDLMLPQKDGFEIIREIRKKLEIPIIVVSARNDDIDKIRGLDFGADDYLTKPFSPAELIARIKSHMKRYQRLKGHTPSEMIQHKGLEINIASHKVAVNGMPIQLTTKEYELLLFLATNPNIVFSKAHIFDTIWGDECYGDNATVAVHIQKIRKKIEKDPSNPEFIETLWGTGYRFNP